The Podospora bellae-mahoneyi strain CBS 112042 chromosome 7, whole genome shotgun sequence genome includes a window with the following:
- a CDS encoding hypothetical protein (EggNog:ENOG503NWJV; COG:S), whose translation MSAPDSRHGPPSTPLHERSKSESATKSGIRLVPYTPPRIDGDERAPSQLSLRENAPSRNSNRSSDQTIRLVGHSRSRSSGLAEVTNAGAPLERGRSERVSGMKPLVSPSGVGQASEDSPNITTYPTSTRSSRVSESPSPAGSSQTTTRSRSSSRAPSRRRTIIITNPDKTFTLVRNDPEAESSVTPSPLPARDSLISPTLSYASRSSTHERPSILSWAESRSETPMTGVSTFIPDHTPSEPPSPALSSPGSSTIHLAEDPNPASSSSPWNYRMVGGLRKVAQTPEPPAIKEPLADSLPSDRPLSPLIEDPTGKEEEVTPTKPPKTIVSKTSFTSAVSDQSIDTVSVSTNYKVYGPSSSPAQESNDSLLFNRPGTSNWEVLGEASPAPAFKNSPLASSASSSTGENDNYVVHGEASPSPSGSVIVVAKKPRPSYSQESLRVAPLRPVKKKSYENFGYYKQRSRENLRSRTNSVHSLKSVGSVIGKPEPALLVPPVTVNLGLLSPRAARGGESSSPSQLPSWLASPTTGSSSRPESSNTQGPSVSMITATPHQWSSQLSTVQSESEVESSPMPTRSVSPLSESSGGHHRRRSSAGWVSSMHSRQMPSVSSSIAGQLEEGANTSSGSDSLHRPQPSLSRASPQIRMVRDQDEHGDGIADLEHRPSRAALSSYFTTTNSSSRGLHSSGSSRSRGNSFTSEVPAWAKVYYGSGERRWLGRSPSFMSISESGSRPGSSRFYNDGDSPTDEQFPPNIYSPRKRAREVPGDHPFFGQSEMGISQAPAQDYNVFRTLRQKTSSIWSPHLRQDRRASRYSMWDPPSINWSADTSLMGKRNIQVVLFIIGFIFPFAWMAGALLPLPQRYSLEKGEKQPEYRYQPQAGDERRFEAVRWWRNLNRIMSIVGLLIIGAIIALAVVGVQQGWGQNSP comes from the coding sequence ATGTCGGCGCCCGACAGCCGACATGGCCCGCCATCAACACCGCTCCATGAGCGATCAAAATCAGAGAGCGCCACCAAGTCCGGTATCCGTCTCGTCCCATATACGCCGCCGAGAATCGATGGCGATGAGCGCGCGCCAAGCCAGCTCTCACTGCGCGAAAATGCACCAAGCCGCAATTCCAACCGAAGCAGCGATCAGACCATCCGACTTGTTGGACActcgaggagcaggagcagcggGCTTGCAGAGGTGACAAATGCGGGTGCCCCATTGgagcgagggaggagtgAAAGGGTTTCAGGCATGAAACCCTTGGTCAGCCCCTCGGGGGTGGGCCAAGCGTCTGAAGATTCGCCCAACATCACGACATATCCTACATCGACTCGATCTTCCCGCGTAAGCGAGTCGCCATCCCCAGCTGGGTCGTCCCAAACTACCACCAGGTCCAGGTCCTCGTCAAGGGCCCCTTCCAGACGacgcaccatcatcatcaccaaccctgACAAGACCTTTACCCTTGTCCGCAATGACCCAGAAGCAGAGTCCTCTGTCACGCCCAGTCCGCTCCCAGCACGCGACAGCCTTATTTCCCCTACCCTGTCATATGCGTCCAGATCGAGCACGCATGAACGGCCTTCGATCCTCTCTTGGGCCGAGAGTCGCTCAGAGACCCCCATGACGGGTGTAAGCACCTTCATCCCGGATCACACACCATCTGAGCCGCCCTCTCCTGCACTCTCATCTCCGGGCTCTTCAACCATACACTTAGCTGAAGATCCTAATCCTGCATCCTCTTCGTCCCCTTGGAACTACCGCATGGTCGGTGGCCTGCGAAAGGTAGCCCAGACGCCCGAGccccccgccatcaaggagCCTCTAGCAGACTCGCTGCCCTCCGACAGACCTCTCTCCCCACTGATTGAAGACCCTACtggcaaggaggaagaggtgacACCCACCAAGCCGCCCAAGACGATCGTGTCGAAGACGTCTTTTACGTCTGCTGTGTCCGACCAAAGCATCGATACTGTCTCCGTGAGCACGAACTACAAGGTCTACGGTCCCAGCTCATCGCCTGCTCAAGAGTCCAACGACAGTCTCCTTTTCAACCGACCCGGCACCTCCAACTGGGAGGTCTTGGGTGAAGCTTCCCCGGCCCCTGCTTTCAAGAACAGCCCATTGGCATCCTCAGCCTCGTCGTCAACAGGGGAGAACGATAACTACGTCGTCCATGGCGAGGCGTCACCGTCGCCATCCGGATCTGTCATCGTCGTAGCCAAGAAGCCTCGTCCAAGCTATTCCCAGGAGAGCTTGCGAGTCGCGCCGCTCAGGCCagtgaagaagaagtcgtACGAAAACTTTGGATACTACAAGCAACGGTCTCGTGAGAACCTTCGCTCGCGCACTAATTCTGTCCACTCCTTGAAGAGCGTCGGTTCTGTTATTGGCAAGCCGGAgccggcgttgttggtgCCTCCAGTTACCGTCAACCTTGGGCTGCTGTCCCCTCGGGCCGCGCGTGGAGGTGAATCGAGCAGTCCTTCGCAGCTACCCTCATGGTTGGCGTCACCAACCACAGGATCCTCCTCCAGGCCTGAGAGTTCCAACACACAAGGACCATCGGTCTCGATGATTACCGCGACTCCTCATCAATGGAGTTCACAGCTCTCCACCGTCCAGTCTGAAAGCGAAGTTGAAAGCAGCCCAATGCCTACCCGATCTGTTTCGCCATTATCCGAGTCCTCCGGCGGCCATCACCGTCGTCGCAGTAGCGCCGGATGGGTCAGCTCCATGCACAGCCGTCAGATGCCCAGTGTCTCTTCGTCCATCGCTGGCCAACTGGAAGAAGGCGCCAATACCAGCTCAGGGAGCGATTCTCTTCACCGACCGCAGCCGAGCTTGTCAAGAGCGAGTCCACAGATCCGTATGGTGCGTGATCAGGACGAGCACGGAGATGGAATTGCGGACCTGGAGCACAGACCCTCCAGGGCAGCACTCTCGAGTTActttaccaccaccaacagtTCCAGCAGAGGCCTTCACTCCAGCGGTAGCTCCCGTTCTCGTGGAAATAGCTTCACTTCCGAGGTTCCCGCCTGGGCCAAGGTCTACTATGGATCGGGCGAAAGACGCTGGCTTGGAAGGTCTCCTTCTTTCATGTCTATCTCGGAAAGCGGTAGCAGGCCGGGCAGCTCAAGATTCTACAACGACGGGGATTCACCCACCGACGAGCAGTTCCCACCTAATATCTACAGCCCCAGGAAACGCGCGAGAGAAGTCCCCGGCGACCATCCCTTTTTCGGACAATCGGAGATGGGTATCTCACAAGCACCTGCCCAAGACTATAACGTATTCAGAACATTGCGCCAGAAGACATCCAGCATCTGGTCCCCACATCTTCGTCAGGATCGACGCGCCAGCCGCTACAGCATGTGGGACCCACCCAGCATCAACTGGTCGGCCGATACCAGTTTGATGGGCAAGCGGAACATTCAGGTGGTGCTCTTCATCATTGGCTTCATCTTCCCATTCGCCTGGATGGCCGGAGCTCTCCTGCCACTGCCCCAGCGGTACTCTCTCGAAAAGGGAGAGAAGCAGCCCGAATACCGTTACCAGCCCCAAGCTGGAGACGAGAGGAGATTTGAAGCtgtgcggtggtggaggaaccTGAACCGGATCATGTCGATTGTCGGTCTTCTCATCATCggcgccatcatcgccctggccgttgttggtgttcaGCAAGGATGGGGACAAAACTCGCCATAG
- the RCE1 gene encoding CAAX prenyl protease (MEROPS:MER0004246; EggNog:ENOG503NXUB; BUSCO:EOG09263IMF; COG:O) produces MPALGEVLKKFNPWHKEEEPLPPPFTASTAYLLLALYALIYFIPFYLSPTTRPSPTLSRDAPSVIRARIRSVSLSCTICTLTTSLILSRYASLSPSAIFHLLGVYPLALIPAVKILFLTALLFLGPLYSYFIVEKGYKQWFTLLPLRETLTEWTDYRNYIAGPITEEILFRSSSLPLLLLSQAPLSSTLFLSPLIFGLSHIHHFYEFRLTHPAVPVSASLLRSVFQLGYTTLFGSYANFLYLRTGSLLGVCAVHALCNCMGLPQVWGRVTDENGDKKINRLWTVGYYVLLVAGAWSWYRNLWGLSESVETGLVGVDQW; encoded by the exons ATGCCAGCTCTTGGAGAAGTACTCAAAAAGTTCAACCCCTGGCACAAGG AGGAAGAgcccctaccaccacccttcaCAGCTTCGACAGCCTACCTGCTGTTGGCCCTCTACGCCCTCATCTACTTCATCCCCTTttacctctcccccaccacccggcCATCgcccaccctctcccgcgATGCCCCCTCGGTGATCCGAGCCCGGATCCGTTCCGTCTCACTGTCCTGTACCATCTGCAcactcaccacctccctaaTCCTCTCCCGCTATGCCTCCCTCTCACCATCAGCAATCTTCCATCTCCTAGGAGTCTACCCACTAGCCCTGATCCCAGCAGTCAAAATCCTCTTTTTgaccgccctcctcttcctgggCCCCTTGTACAGCTACTTCATAGTCGAAAAAGGCTACAAACAATGGTTTACCCTTCTCCCACTGCGAGAAACCCTAACAGAATGGACCGACTACCGTAATTACATCGCT GGCCCAATAACAGAAGAAATCCTCttccgctcctcctccctccccctcctcctcctctcccaggCCCCCCTATCCagcaccctcttcctctcccccctcatcttcggcctctcccacatccaccacTTTTACGAATTCCgcctcacccaccccgccGTCCCCGTCTCTGCTTCCCTTTTGCGGTCCGTATTCCAATTAGGgtacaccaccctcttcggcTCCTACGCCAACTTCCTCTACCTCCGCaccggcagcctcctcggcgtctGCGCCGTCCACGCCCTCTGCAACTGCATGGGCCTCCCCCAGGTCTGGGGACGGGTCACAGACGAGAACGGGGACAAGAAGATCAACCGGCTCTGGACGGTGGGGTACTATGTCTTGCTGGTGGCGGGGGCGTGGTCGTGGTACAGGAATCTGTGGGGGTTGAGCGAGAGTGTTGAGacggggttggttggggttgatcaGTGGTGA